From one Anopheles bellator chromosome 1, idAnoBellAS_SP24_06.2, whole genome shotgun sequence genomic stretch:
- the LOC131214975 gene encoding protein phtf isoform X1 — translation MRLDALVAWYQKKIGTYDKQQWEKTIEQKILAGITHLPLKNTKLKTELIDVDLVRGSTFPKAKSKLSILTVLYLGALRFLLLPVYARWWVQQTSPGVFLLLLVLYLLQMLNLGIYSYRVRSVGPDEAAQIEHIVTMADFLIPLALSLLLSVIHSQIVATASNSNGSSMFSCGNLSQKFHSHASPARHSGTGPPMSSTTFGSNSSRKQREQRLRRKRRVRAQSETTQSSAGKAPSEERHARKAFASVGGSKSATSSPARTVPKKGACSTSSSTSSDAVERKHLEVNGASSVGVSPLAQIMTHDVPAASEPVEDPVSHRLRELSGTPPVELSEQEQGEHADYSPPKGDASPTASDQVGDEILNLPVGLRRRNVNWDPTVPERAAAAPSVVDDDGFESLNGKSSGGEDSAGHVFGGEKASYQRKFPFTNDWINGSGVVVDPKDRALSDSDTDTLKNSNTGQSSPVTGSTRGGTDQHDRSLRPNHQQLGASATSSAVPCFTKELKQKMDKADRRPKDSSKQSFGEPEHGPSPLVGSVKLAGTRDDKPATSGSDTDEENEYDLHSPSPPHLHSPALRHHLRQQQQQQHQQPLPHHLLHLHHRNPSMLPHLGPSVHHTLHTHQHHFNYHHQAALSEDEECSYSSELDNSDTQNERSDDEYELEDAPTIILNPSCGATDRVSCTIWEAREAKKAEMSVLDISSAIIERVEAMPESCDYVYIGVILSVFLSLVPAFCRLCEATVDSTNSTEVNFLDMPLILLEKASFSLLAILRFAFGDTTWERFVLVLSFLLRLILTFLVFLLLTVAERTFKQRFLYAKLFSHLTSSRRAQKSAIPHFRLKTVRHIKTWLCVRSYLKRRGPQNSVEVIVSAVFIITLLLLAFLSVEWLKDSVHLHSQFNLEALAWSCAFGTFLLRFMTLGTKINKKYKSVSVLITEQINLYVQIEQKPNKKDELMISNNVLKLAADLLKELESPFKISGLSANPYLYTTVKVVILSALSGVLSEMLGFKLKLHKIKIK, via the exons ATGCGCTTGGATGCATTGGTCGCGTGGTATCAGAAGAAAATCGGCACCTACGACAAGCAGCAATGGGAGAAAACGATCGAGCAAAAGATCCTGGCGGGCATCACCCATCTGCCGCTGAAGAACACTAAGCTAAAAACCGAGCTGATCGATGTAGATCTGGTCCGCGGTTCCACCTTTCCGAAGGCTAAATCGAAACTCTCCATCCTAACGGTGCTCTATCTGGGCGCGTTgcgcttcctgctgctgcccgtgtACGCCCGCTGGTGGGTCCAGCAAACGTCACCGGGGGTctttctgttgctgctcgtGCTGTACCTGCTGCAGATGCTAAACCTTGGCATCTACAGCTACCGGGTGCGCTCCGTAGGCCCGGACGAGGCCGCGCAGATCGAGCACATCGTCACGATGGCCGACTTTCTGATTCCGCTGGCCCTGAGTCTACTGCTGAGCGTGATCCATTCGCAAATAGTGGCCACCGCCTCGAACAGCAACGGTTCGTCCATGTTTTCCTGTGGAAACCTCTCGCAAAAGTTCCACTCGCATGCTTCGCCGGCGCGCCACAGCGGAACTGGACCACCGATGTCGTCGACGACGTTTGGAAGCAACTCCAGCCGGAAGCAGCGTGAACAGCGTCTCCGACGAAAGCGACGCGTTAGAGCGCAATCCGAAACGACTCAATCGTCCGCTGGTAAGGCACCGTCCGAGGAACGTCACGCGAGGAAAGCGTTCGCCAGTGTGGGAGGCTCGAAGTCGGCGACCAGCTCACCGGCACGGACGGTCCCGAAGAAAGGCGCGTGCagtaccagcagcagtaccagtAGTGATGCCGTCGAGAGGAAGCATCTTGAGGTGAACGGAGCGAGCTCGGTTGGGGTGTCTCCGTTGGCACAGATTATGACTCACGACGTGCCGGCCGCCAGCGAACCTGTGGAAGATCCTGTTTCTCACCGGCTCCGTGAGTTGAGTGGAACACCTCCTGTGGAACTAAGTGAGCAGGAGCAGGGCGAACACGCTGATTATTCGCCACCGAAGGGGGACGCCTCTCCAACGGCCTCTGATCAGGTTGGGGATGAGATTTTGAATCTTCCGGTTGGGCTACGACGCCGAAACGTGAACTGGGATCCAACGGTACCGGAACGGGCTGCAGCGGCACCGTCGgtcgtcgatgatgatgggttcgAGAGTTTAAACGGCAAAAGCTCGGGTGGAGAGGATAGTGCAGGGCACGTGTTTGGTGGCGAGAAAGCATCCTATCAGCGAAAGTTTCCCTTCACCAACGATTGGATCAACGGCAGTGGTGTCGTTGTTGACCCCAAGGATCGGGCCCTGTCCGACTCGGACACGGATACGCTCAAGAATAGTAACACGGGTCAGAGTTCGCCCGTGACCGGTAGCACTAGAGGCGGCACCGATCAGCACGACCGATCTCTTCGCCCGAACCATCAGCAGCTTGGCGCCTCGGCCACGTCGTCAGCAGTACCCTGTTTTACCAAAGAACTGAAGCAAAAGATGGATAAGGCGGACCGTCGCCCGAAAGACTCAAGTAAGCAATCGTTCGGAGAGCCGGAACACGGTCCTTCGCCGCTCGTGGGCAGTGTGAAGCTTGCTGGCACGCGCGATGACAAACCGGCGACGAGCGGAAGCGATACGGACGAAGAGAATGAGTACGATTTGCATTCACCGTCGCCGCCTCACTTGCACTCACCAGCGCTTCGCCACCATCTTcgtcagcaacagcaacagcagcatcaacagccGTTACCGCACCATCtgcttcaccttcaccatcGAAACCCTTCCATGCTGCCTCATCTCGGCCCTTCCGTTCATCACACGCTCCATACTCATCAGCATCACTTTAACTATCACCATCAGGCGGCGCTGAGCGAAG ATGAAGAATGTAGCTACAGCTCGGAGCTGGACAATTCAGATACACAGAACGAACGTTCCGATGATGAATATGAGCTGGAGGATGCCCCAACGATCATCCTTAATCCCTCCTGTGGAGCGACCGATCGCGTCAGCTGTACCATCTGGGAAGCACGCGAGGCCAAGAAGGCCGAAATGTCCGTCCTCGACATCTCGTCCGCCATCATCGAGCGGGTGGAAGCGATGCCAGAGTCCTGCGACTACGTGTACATCGGTGTTATCCTGAGCGTGTTCCTATCGCTTGTTCCCGCCTTTTGTCGCCTGTGCGAAGCGACCGTCGATTCAACGAACTCCACGGAGGTGAACTTCCTTGACATGCCCCTCATTCTGCTCGAGAAGGCGTCCTTCTCGTTGTTAGCCATTCTGCGCTTTGCCTTCGGGGACACCACATGGGAACGATTCGTGCTCGTGCTAAgctttcttcttcggctcATCCTTACCTTTCTGGTGTTTTTATTGTTGACCGTGGCCGAGCGCACTTTTAAGCAGCGATTTTTGTACGCCAAGCTCTTCTCCCATTTGACGTCATCGCGCCGGGCGCAAAAGTCCGCTATCCCCCATTTTCGATTAAAAACGGTACGCCATATCAAGACGTGGCTGTGCGTTCGCTCCTACCTGAAGCGACGCGGACCGCAGAACTCGGTCGAAGTGATCGTGTCCGCCGTGTTTATTAttacgctgctgctgttggcatTTCTCAGCGTCGAATGGCTGAAGGATTCGGTGCACCTTCACTCGCAATTCAACCTGGAGGCGCTCGCGTGGTCATGCGCATTCGGAACATTCCTGTTGCGTTTCATGACTCTCGGTACGAAGATTAACAAAAAGTATAAAAGCGTCTCGGTGTTGATCACCGAACAGATCAATCTCTACGTTCAG ATTGAACAAAAGCCCAATAAGAAGGATGAACTGATGATATCGAACAATGTACTTAAACTGGCAGCCGATCTCCTCAAG GAACTGGAATCTCCATTCAAAATATCTGGCCTCAGCGCAAATCCGTATCTCTACACCACGGTGAAGGTGGTCATACTGTCCGCCCTGTCCGGGGTGCTTAGTGAAATGCTTGGGTTCAAGTTGAAGCTTCACAAAATTAAGATAAAGTAG
- the LOC131214975 gene encoding protein phtf isoform X2 encodes MRLDALVAWYQKKIGTYDKQQWEKTIEQKILAGITHLPLKNTKLKTELIDVDLVRGSTFPKAKSKLSILTVLYLGALRFLLLPVYARWWVQQTSPGVFLLLLVLYLLQMLNLGIYSYRVRSVGPDEAAQIEHIVTMADFLIPLALSLLLSVIHSQIVATASNSNGSSMFSCGNLSQKFHSHASPARHSGTGPPMSSTTFGSNSSRKQREQRLRRKRRVRAQSETTQSSAGKAPSEERHARKAFASVGGSKSATSSPARTVPKKGACSTSSSTSSDAVERKHLEVNGASSVGVSPLAQIMTHDVPAASEPVEDPVSHRLRELSGTPPVELSEQEQGEHADYSPPKGDASPTASDQVGDEILNLPVGLRRRNVNWDPTVPERAAAAPSVVDDDGFESLNGKSSGGEDSAGHVFGGEKASYQRKFPFTNDWINGSGVVVDPKDRALSDSDTDTLKNSNTGQSSPVTGSTRGGTDQHDRSLRPNHQQLGASATSSAVPCFTKELKQKMDKADRRPKDSNEECSYSSELDNSDTQNERSDDEYELEDAPTIILNPSCGATDRVSCTIWEAREAKKAEMSVLDISSAIIERVEAMPESCDYVYIGVILSVFLSLVPAFCRLCEATVDSTNSTEVNFLDMPLILLEKASFSLLAILRFAFGDTTWERFVLVLSFLLRLILTFLVFLLLTVAERTFKQRFLYAKLFSHLTSSRRAQKSAIPHFRLKTVRHIKTWLCVRSYLKRRGPQNSVEVIVSAVFIITLLLLAFLSVEWLKDSVHLHSQFNLEALAWSCAFGTFLLRFMTLGTKINKKYKSVSVLITEQINLYVQIEQKPNKKDELMISNNVLKLAADLLKELESPFKISGLSANPYLYTTVKVVILSALSGVLSEMLGFKLKLHKIKIK; translated from the exons ATGCGCTTGGATGCATTGGTCGCGTGGTATCAGAAGAAAATCGGCACCTACGACAAGCAGCAATGGGAGAAAACGATCGAGCAAAAGATCCTGGCGGGCATCACCCATCTGCCGCTGAAGAACACTAAGCTAAAAACCGAGCTGATCGATGTAGATCTGGTCCGCGGTTCCACCTTTCCGAAGGCTAAATCGAAACTCTCCATCCTAACGGTGCTCTATCTGGGCGCGTTgcgcttcctgctgctgcccgtgtACGCCCGCTGGTGGGTCCAGCAAACGTCACCGGGGGTctttctgttgctgctcgtGCTGTACCTGCTGCAGATGCTAAACCTTGGCATCTACAGCTACCGGGTGCGCTCCGTAGGCCCGGACGAGGCCGCGCAGATCGAGCACATCGTCACGATGGCCGACTTTCTGATTCCGCTGGCCCTGAGTCTACTGCTGAGCGTGATCCATTCGCAAATAGTGGCCACCGCCTCGAACAGCAACGGTTCGTCCATGTTTTCCTGTGGAAACCTCTCGCAAAAGTTCCACTCGCATGCTTCGCCGGCGCGCCACAGCGGAACTGGACCACCGATGTCGTCGACGACGTTTGGAAGCAACTCCAGCCGGAAGCAGCGTGAACAGCGTCTCCGACGAAAGCGACGCGTTAGAGCGCAATCCGAAACGACTCAATCGTCCGCTGGTAAGGCACCGTCCGAGGAACGTCACGCGAGGAAAGCGTTCGCCAGTGTGGGAGGCTCGAAGTCGGCGACCAGCTCACCGGCACGGACGGTCCCGAAGAAAGGCGCGTGCagtaccagcagcagtaccagtAGTGATGCCGTCGAGAGGAAGCATCTTGAGGTGAACGGAGCGAGCTCGGTTGGGGTGTCTCCGTTGGCACAGATTATGACTCACGACGTGCCGGCCGCCAGCGAACCTGTGGAAGATCCTGTTTCTCACCGGCTCCGTGAGTTGAGTGGAACACCTCCTGTGGAACTAAGTGAGCAGGAGCAGGGCGAACACGCTGATTATTCGCCACCGAAGGGGGACGCCTCTCCAACGGCCTCTGATCAGGTTGGGGATGAGATTTTGAATCTTCCGGTTGGGCTACGACGCCGAAACGTGAACTGGGATCCAACGGTACCGGAACGGGCTGCAGCGGCACCGTCGgtcgtcgatgatgatgggttcgAGAGTTTAAACGGCAAAAGCTCGGGTGGAGAGGATAGTGCAGGGCACGTGTTTGGTGGCGAGAAAGCATCCTATCAGCGAAAGTTTCCCTTCACCAACGATTGGATCAACGGCAGTGGTGTCGTTGTTGACCCCAAGGATCGGGCCCTGTCCGACTCGGACACGGATACGCTCAAGAATAGTAACACGGGTCAGAGTTCGCCCGTGACCGGTAGCACTAGAGGCGGCACCGATCAGCACGACCGATCTCTTCGCCCGAACCATCAGCAGCTTGGCGCCTCGGCCACGTCGTCAGCAGTACCCTGTTTTACCAAAGAACTGAAGCAAAAGATGGATAAGGCGGACCGTCGCCCGAAAGACTCAA ATGAAGAATGTAGCTACAGCTCGGAGCTGGACAATTCAGATACACAGAACGAACGTTCCGATGATGAATATGAGCTGGAGGATGCCCCAACGATCATCCTTAATCCCTCCTGTGGAGCGACCGATCGCGTCAGCTGTACCATCTGGGAAGCACGCGAGGCCAAGAAGGCCGAAATGTCCGTCCTCGACATCTCGTCCGCCATCATCGAGCGGGTGGAAGCGATGCCAGAGTCCTGCGACTACGTGTACATCGGTGTTATCCTGAGCGTGTTCCTATCGCTTGTTCCCGCCTTTTGTCGCCTGTGCGAAGCGACCGTCGATTCAACGAACTCCACGGAGGTGAACTTCCTTGACATGCCCCTCATTCTGCTCGAGAAGGCGTCCTTCTCGTTGTTAGCCATTCTGCGCTTTGCCTTCGGGGACACCACATGGGAACGATTCGTGCTCGTGCTAAgctttcttcttcggctcATCCTTACCTTTCTGGTGTTTTTATTGTTGACCGTGGCCGAGCGCACTTTTAAGCAGCGATTTTTGTACGCCAAGCTCTTCTCCCATTTGACGTCATCGCGCCGGGCGCAAAAGTCCGCTATCCCCCATTTTCGATTAAAAACGGTACGCCATATCAAGACGTGGCTGTGCGTTCGCTCCTACCTGAAGCGACGCGGACCGCAGAACTCGGTCGAAGTGATCGTGTCCGCCGTGTTTATTAttacgctgctgctgttggcatTTCTCAGCGTCGAATGGCTGAAGGATTCGGTGCACCTTCACTCGCAATTCAACCTGGAGGCGCTCGCGTGGTCATGCGCATTCGGAACATTCCTGTTGCGTTTCATGACTCTCGGTACGAAGATTAACAAAAAGTATAAAAGCGTCTCGGTGTTGATCACCGAACAGATCAATCTCTACGTTCAG ATTGAACAAAAGCCCAATAAGAAGGATGAACTGATGATATCGAACAATGTACTTAAACTGGCAGCCGATCTCCTCAAG GAACTGGAATCTCCATTCAAAATATCTGGCCTCAGCGCAAATCCGTATCTCTACACCACGGTGAAGGTGGTCATACTGTCCGCCCTGTCCGGGGTGCTTAGTGAAATGCTTGGGTTCAAGTTGAAGCTTCACAAAATTAAGATAAAGTAG